In the Ostrinia nubilalis chromosome 7, ilOstNubi1.1, whole genome shotgun sequence genome, one interval contains:
- the LOC135073233 gene encoding DNA repair protein complementing XP-C cells homolog, protein MPTTRKKVIKTVYKDEDDSAGETGDFSDSGSDAKISEEESSSEEEVENEDVASSGDEFVKSKKQPTKKVQPKIPKKFVKTLINRISQQSTAASENENNDVSPAPFSVKDLTDADKLLPPILNLSESDSSDDESPKQSSKNNTAKSIFSDNDHNSEDEVKTEYKDVWSHNKEVDSEEVARKAFLELEKHKSKIEETKASVNKYTVKQQKENEFNVQDLLAQGEEIISPSKTPVKKKSRNKKVKDESDSDVDDWEEVQENKAIPQQGLQLVVQLPDSVCRKTKKIDVEMMMKRKINRVKKEYQVYMHKVHVLCWLGHGNHVSQVLNDQEVLAATLALVPSKECYPGERVDMKYLEQITTWFKDKLTLKQDKNENKFRPKAPPLKEILLAQLKSRVVTTKKYLVFIFVAMLRALGLQCRVMFNFVTLPIKPPSSELCSLSTKPKEDVNKEKSKEAKKAVESNKASTSNTKKSKVKPKSQEKISQVDGNYDREDDESFDNIMQVDGNDDALPKETRNTRARKEKTATKNATEEDVSPPKKSRNTPSPKPKKTMSKTSKDLQSKSETGENSKDTKHSNDPPATKSRRTRNSVKSSTNSEKVAKVESQKKDTKVKSKVEPPKIVVTKANQDKEQSSKYFSSESLNDNKTRLSRKRALTANPDSSQTVKDKPNKSRTKSAPGNAVEKSKYFDSETESTSAQSKKSRLSLKNKKELDPKAEDERRISHRDLVKKTTKPKNDVKGDLINLIKGRVKEAKEESKKGKVKGKSKPETDDDSDFLPEEDVCGKSESDDEFKPSTKISPRPSTSKKIDRRVISSSESDTPVNKIDVWCEVFVEELEQWISVNVIKATVHCAGTLYTGATHPVCYVVGWDNNNYLKDLTRRYVPHWNTVTRKQRAEPLWWNTAVKPWLAPSNPRDREENEQLDRMQLEAPLPKSIAEYKNHPLYALKRHLLKFEAIYPPDAATLGFVRGEPVYARECVYTCRSRDTWLKEAKVVRLGEEPYKVVKARPKWDKLSNKLITDKPLEVFGPWQVQDYEPPTAEGGIVPRNAYGNVELFKACMLPKGTVHIKLPGLNRIAKKLNIDCAPAMTGFDFNGGWSHPVYDGFVVCEEFGDLIQEAWVADQEDLERKEQEKTEARVYGNWRRLIKGLLIRERLKNKYGFQEPSTSNDGKKNTKGPRLVVKKK, encoded by the exons ATGCCTACTACCCGAAAGAAAGTGATAAAAACTGTTTATAAAGATGAGGACGATAGTGCCGGGGAGACCGGCGATTTCAGTGATTCTGGTTCGGACGCAAAAATATCAGAGGAGGAGTCTAGTTCAGAAGAAGAAGTGGAAAATGAAGATGTTGCATCATCTGGTGATGAATTtgtaaagagtaaaaaacaGCCTACAAAAAAAGTAcaaccaaaaataccaaaaaagtttgtaaaaacCCTAATCAATAGAATCAGTCAACAATCCACAGCAGCTAGTGAAAATGAGAACAATGATGTTTCACCTGCTCCCTTTTCTGTCAAAGATTTAACTGATGCTGACAAACTGCTGCCTCCCATATTAAATCTATCTGAAAGTG ATAGTAGTGATGATGAATCTCCTAAGCaatcaagtaaaaataatacTGCAAAATCCATATTTTCTGATAATGATCATAATAGTGAAGATGAAGTCAAAACTGAGTACAAAgat GTATGGTCTCACAATAAAGAAGTTGATAGTGAGGAAGTTGCCCGAAAAGCATTTTTGGAATTGGAAAAGCATAAATCCAAAATAGAAGAGACAAAAGCATCTGTAAACAAATATACAGTTAAGCAACAAAAAGAAAATGAGTTCAACGTTCAAGATCTACTAGCTCAAGGCGAGGAAATCATATCTCCTAGTAAAACACCAGTAAAGAAGAAATCTAGAAACAAGAAAGTGAAGGATGAGAGTGATTCAGATGTAGATGATTGGGAAGAAGTACaag aaaataaagcaataCCACAGCAAGGTCTTCAACTAGTTGTCCAACTCCCAGATTCAGTATGCCGGAAGACTAAAAAAATCGatgttgaaatgatgatgaaaagaaaaataaatagagTAAAGAAAGAATACCAAGTCTATATGCATAAAGTTCATGTTCTGTGTTGGTTAGGTCATGGTAATCATGTCAGTCAAGTTTTGAATGACCAAGAAGTGCTAGCAGCTACCTTGGCTCTTGTACCTTCTAAAGAATGCTATCCAGGTGAAAGAGTTGACATGAAATATCTGGAGCAGATCACTACTTGGTTCAAAGATAAATTAACTCTCAAACAAGataaaaatgaaaacaaattcAGGCCCAAAGCACCACCTCTAAAAGAAATTTTACTAGCGCAGCTTAAAAGCAGAGTTGTGActacaaaaaaatatcttgtGTTCATATTTGTAGCCATGTTGAGAGCTCTAGGACTGCAGTGTCGAGTCATGTTCAATTTCGTCACATTACCAATAAAACCACCGAGTTCTGAACTATGTTCTTTGTCCACTAAACCTAAAGAAGATGTAAACAAAGAGAAATCCAAAGAGGCTAAAAAAGCAGTAGAAAGTAATAAAGCATCAACAAGCAACACAAAAAAATCCAAAGTTAAACCCAAAAGCCAAGAGAAAATATCCCAAGTTGACGGAAATTACGACAGAGAAGATGATGAGTCATTTGACAACATCATGCAAGTAGATGGCAATGATGATGCTTTGCCGAAAGAAACAAGGAACACTAGAGCAAGAAAAGAAAAGACGGCAACAAAAAATGCCACTGAAGAGGACGTGTCACCTCCGAAAAAATCTCGAAATACTCCTAGCCCAAAACCTAAGAAAACCATGTCTAAAACAAGTAAGGACTTACAATCAAAGTCAGAAACTGGAGAGAATTCAAAGGATACAAAACATAGCAATGACCCACCAGCAACTAAATCTCGAAGAACTCGAAATTCTGTTAAGAGCTCAACAAACAGTGAAAAGGTGGCAAAAGTTGAATCTCAGAAAAAAGACACGAAAGTTAAATCTAAAGTAGAACCTCCTAAAATTGTAGTGACAAAAGCCAATCAAGATAAAGAACAATCAAGCAAATATTTTAGCAGTGAATctttaaatgataataaaaccAGACTGTCTCGAAAGAGAGCATTGACTGCAAACCCAGATAGTTCACAAACTGTTAAAGATAAGCCTAATAAAAGCAGAACCAAAAGTGCTCCTGGTAATGCTGTTGAgaaaagcaaatattttgatTCTGAAACTGAGTCTACTTCTGCTCAGAGCAAAAAGTCTAGGTTGTCTTTGAAAAACAAGAAGGAATTGGATCCTAAAGCAGAAGACGAAAGAAGAATAAGCCATAGAGATTTAGTTAAAAAGACAACAAAGCCCAAAAATGATGTAAAAGGCGACTTAATAAATCTTATAAAGGGACGCGTAAAGGAAGCTAAAGAAGAATCAAAGAAAGGAAAAGTCAAAG GAAAATCAAAACCTGAGACAGATGACGATAGCGATTTTTTGCCTGAAGAAGACGTCTGTGGTAAATCTGAAAGCGACGATGAATTCAAGCCTTCTACTAAAATAAGTCCTAGACCCAGCACAAGCAAGAAAATAGACCGTCGAGTTATATCATCGTCAGAGAGCGACACTCCCGTAAACAAGATAGATGTGTGGTGCGAAGTGTTTGTTGAAGAGCTTGAGCAGTGgatatctgttaatgtcattAAAGCGACGGTTCATTGCGCTGGAACTCTATAT ACTGGTGCGACCCACCCAGTGTGTTACGTAGTAGGCTGGGACAACAACAATTACCTGAAGGACCTGACCAGGCGCTACGTGCCTCATTGGAATACAGTCACGAGGAAGCAGCGCGCCGAACCACTTTGGTGGAACACAGCAGTCAAACCTTGGCTAGCACCTTCTAACCCACGCGATAGGGAAGAGAATGAACAACTGGATAGGATGCAGCTGGAAGCGCCGTTGCCTAAGAGCATTGCAGA GTACAAAAACCATCCCCTATACGCGCTAAAGCGTCACCTACTAAAGTTCGAAGCGATCTACCCGCCCGACGCGGCTACTCTAGGCTTCGTGCGCGGCGAGCCGGTGTACGCTCGCGAGTGCGTCTACACGTGCCGGTCACGTGACACGTGGCTGAAGGAAGCCAAAGTGGTGCGGTTGGGGGAAGAGCCTTATAAAGTTGTGAAGGCCCGCCCGAAGTGGGATAAG CTTTCCAACAAGCTCATAACGGACAAGCCTCTCGAAGTGTTCGGACCGTGGCAAGTGCAGGATTACGAGCCTCCGACCGCCGAGGGCGGGATAGTACCGCGCAACGCTTACGGCAACGTCGAGTTGTTCAAGGCGTGTATGCTGCCGAAAGGAACTGTTCATATcaaat TGCCGGGGCTGAACAGAATAGCCAAGAAGCTGAACATCGACTGCGCGCCCGCGATGACCGGCTTCGACTTCAACGGCGGCTGGTCGCACCCCGTGTACGACGGGTTCGTGGTCTGTGAGGAGTTCGGTGACCTCATCCAAGAGGCTTGGGTCGCG GACCAAGAAGACTTAGAACGTAAGGAACAGGAGAAAACAGAAGCGAGAGTGTATGGAAACTGGAGACGACTGATCAAAGGCCTGCTCATACGAGAGCGGCTCAAGAACAAATACGGCTTCCAGGAACCTAGTACCTCCAATGACGGTAAAAAGAACACAAAAGGCCCTCGTTTGGTTgtcaagaaaaaataa